Genomic window (bacterium):
GAGCGCCTCCACGTCCTCATCCACCTGCTGTAGGTGGCTGATGAGGACGATCTTGTTGACGCCGGCCTCGGTGAGGGCGGCGACCTCGGCGTTCACCGCCTCGGCGACGGCGGACACGACGGCGTTGCGCGGCGCGGAGATCGCTCCCAGCATCGGGGTGATGGCGCCGATGACGCCGATTCGCTCGCCGCCGGTCTCCACGATGGTGCTGCGGGCGAGGCGGCCGGCCTCGACCATCGCCACGAGCGCCGGCTCGGCCGACACGTCCAGGTTGGCCGACAGGAAGACGACCGGCGGGTCGAAGCCGCCGAAGAACTCCGCCGCCACGTCGGGGCCGAAGTCCATGTCGTGGTTGCCGACCGCCATGGCGTCGTAGAGGCCGCTCAGGGCGATGGAGTCGTAGAACGGCGCGCCCCGTTCCAGGCTGACGTTCCACTCCTTGGAGGCCAGGAAGTTGTCGCCGGCGGTGACGGTGAGCACCCCGTCGGTGCCGGCGCCCTCCTGCAGGCTCCGCATGGCGGTGACGAATCGGGCGACGCCGGGGAAGCCCCTGGCGGGATTGTGCAGCAGCTTCGACTCGCCGTCGTTGTTGTGCAGGATGGTGAGCGTGTACGCCGCTTCGTCCTGCGCGTTGAGCGCGGTCGGGGCGAGCGCCGTGACCGAGACGAGAAGCCCGAGCGCCGCGAGTACGACGGCGGGCTTCCGCCAATTGATTCGATGGTTCTTTTCCCTCGTGGGGAGGCGTTTTTGAGTCATGGCGGGACTATAGAACCATCGTTTGAACTCTGCTTGCGCGGCGGGGGGCGCATCGGTGTCGTACCGGCCTCGGAGGCGACGCCCCGACGGTGACTGTTGCGTCGAGGTTGCAGTCTCGAACTCCGGCGTAGCCTGTGGCGCCGATTACCGACCACCGAACGGAGGACGCGGAAGGTGAGATCCGACGGACGCAGACCCGACGAGTTGCGACCGCTGACCTTCACCCGCGACTACACCGAGATGGCCGACGGCTCGGTGCTGGTGGCCCTGGGTCGCACCCGAGTGCTCTGCACCGCCTCGGTCAGCGACGAGGTGCCGCGCTGGATGCGAGGCCGGGGAACCGGCTGGGTGACCGCCGAGTACTCGATGCTGCCCGGCAGCTCCCCCGAGCGGGTCGACCGCGAGGCCCGCCGGGGCCGCCAGTCGGGCCGCACCCAGGAGATCCAGCGGCTGGTCGGTCGCTCGCTGCGGGCCGTGTGCGACCTCGGGCGCCTGGGCGAGCGGTCGGTGACGGTCGACTGCGATGTGCTGCAGGCCGACGGGGGCACGCGTGTGGCGTCGATCTGCGGTGGGTACATCGCTCTGCACGACGCCCTCAGCCGAGCCGGCCTGGCCGGCCCGCACCCGCTGACGGACGCCTGCGCGGCCGTGTCGGTGGCCGTGGTCGACGGGCGGGCAGTGCTGGACCCCGACTACCGCGAGGACGTCCGCGCCGACGTCGACATGAACGTGGTGATGACCGGCACAGGCGGCCTCATCGAGGTGCAGGGCACCGCCGAGGGCACCCCGTTCGGGCGCCCGATGTTGGACGAGCTGCTGGACCACGCCGGCGCGGGGATCGCCGAGATCGTCCGCCGACAGGGCGAGTCGTTGAGCGCCCCGCCGGCCGAACGCCCGGGGACGTGAGCGAGCTCCTGCTTTCGCGGCGGCCACGGCCAACCCGCGCAAGCTGATCGAGATGCGAGCCGCCCTGGAAGGCGTGGCGACGCCATTGGAGCGCCCGGCGGTGTGAGTGAGTTCCTTGCTTTC
Coding sequences:
- the rph gene encoding ribonuclease PH; this translates as MRSDGRRPDELRPLTFTRDYTEMADGSVLVALGRTRVLCTASVSDEVPRWMRGRGTGWVTAEYSMLPGSSPERVDREARRGRQSGRTQEIQRLVGRSLRAVCDLGRLGERSVTVDCDVLQADGGTRVASICGGYIALHDALSRAGLAGPHPLTDACAAVSVAVVDGRAVLDPDYREDVRADVDMNVVMTGTGGLIEVQGTAEGTPFGRPMLDELLDHAGAGIAEIVRRQGESLSAPPAERPGT